Proteins encoded by one window of Massilia sp. NR 4-1:
- a CDS encoding type II secretion system F family protein — protein sequence MQFELKVYHPREGVRHVQYAAPDEAEARRQAGEQGYAVLSLRRPGLNLRRAPRGRLRIQLFGQELLALLDAGMGLIEALSVLAKRARDADSRQSLQRILVLLGEGQTFSAALASMPHAFPTLFVATVRASEQTGELPEALRRYLAYYRQLNAVRDKIVSASIYPALLLGVGGLVIVFLLSYVVPRFGRVYADLGEDKVPALSRLLMRWGQLVTEHGSALLAGSVAMLALLVYVCTRPSVTAAAQRALWRLPRLGEQIRTYQLARFTRTVAMLVKGGVPLVTALDMTGELLQQPALRAGLDAARQAIREGGGLSDAFGRHGLATEVGLRLLIVGERSGDLGETMEKIAAFYDEEIAREVDWFSRLFEPALMTFIGLLIGGIVILMYLPIFELANSIQ from the coding sequence ATGCAGTTCGAGCTGAAGGTCTACCATCCGCGCGAAGGCGTGCGCCATGTGCAGTACGCGGCGCCGGATGAAGCCGAGGCCCGCCGCCAAGCCGGGGAGCAGGGCTATGCGGTGCTGTCGCTGCGCCGTCCCGGTTTGAACTTGCGGCGTGCGCCGCGTGGCCGCCTGCGCATCCAGCTGTTTGGCCAGGAGCTGCTGGCCTTGCTCGATGCGGGCATGGGCTTGATCGAAGCCTTGTCGGTGCTGGCCAAGCGCGCGCGCGACGCCGACAGCCGCCAAAGCCTGCAGCGCATCCTGGTGCTGCTGGGCGAGGGGCAGACGTTTTCGGCCGCCCTGGCCAGCATGCCGCATGCTTTTCCCACCTTGTTTGTCGCCACCGTGCGCGCCAGCGAACAGACCGGCGAATTGCCGGAAGCGCTGCGCCGCTACCTGGCCTATTACCGCCAGCTCAATGCGGTGCGCGACAAGATCGTCTCGGCCTCGATCTATCCGGCCCTGCTGCTGGGCGTGGGCGGGCTGGTGATCGTGTTCCTGCTTTCGTACGTGGTGCCGCGTTTTGGCCGCGTCTACGCCGATCTGGGCGAGGACAAGGTGCCGGCCCTGTCGCGCCTTTTGATGCGCTGGGGCCAGCTGGTGACGGAACATGGTTCGGCCTTGCTGGCGGGGTCGGTAGCCATGCTGGCGCTGCTGGTCTATGTCTGCACGCGGCCGAGCGTGACGGCTGCGGCGCAAAGAGCGTTGTGGCGTCTGCCCCGACTGGGTGAGCAGATACGCACCTATCAGCTGGCGCGGTTTACGCGTACCGTCGCCATGCTGGTCAAGGGCGGCGTGCCGCTGGTGACGGCGCTCGATATGACGGGTGAACTGCTACAGCAGCCTGCCTTGCGTGCCGGCCTGGATGCGGCGCGGCAGGCGATCCGCGAGGGTGGCGGGCTGTCCGATGCCTTCGGCCGCCATGGACTGGCGACCGAAGTGGGCCTGCGCCTGCTGATCGTGGGCGAGCGCAGCGGCGATCTGGGCGAGACCATGGAGAAGATCGCCGCCTTTTACGACGAGGAGATCGCGCGCGAAGTGGACTGGTTTTCGCGACTGTTTGAACCGGCGCTGATGACCTTCATCGGCCTGCTCATCGGCGGCATCGTGATCCTGATGTATCTGCCCATTTTCGAACTGGCGAACAGCATCCAATGA
- the gspG gene encoding type II secretion system major pseudopilin GspG, producing the protein MRERFHVRAGRLQRGFTLLELLVVMVIIGLLVGYVAPNYFSAVGKSESKAAKAQLDSLQKALIAYRLDVGEYPSTEQGLAALSIKPSGAANWSGPYLSKPAPPDPWGHAYVYRHPGQRSDYDLQSYGRDGKPGGSGDAADILN; encoded by the coding sequence ATGCGTGAGCGATTTCATGTGAGAGCAGGACGGCTCCAGCGTGGCTTCACCTTGCTGGAGCTGCTGGTGGTCATGGTCATCATCGGCCTGCTGGTCGGCTATGTCGCGCCGAATTATTTCAGCGCGGTCGGCAAGTCGGAGAGCAAGGCGGCCAAGGCCCAACTCGACTCCCTGCAAAAAGCCCTGATTGCCTATCGCCTGGACGTGGGCGAGTACCCGAGCACGGAACAGGGATTGGCGGCGCTGTCCATCAAGCCGTCCGGGGCGGCCAACTGGAGCGGCCCGTATCTGTCCAAGCCGGCGCCGCCCGATCCCTGGGGCCATGCCTATGTTTACCGTCATCCCGGCCAGCGCAGCGACTACGATCTGCAATCCTATGGCCGCGACGGCAAACCGGGCGGCAGCGGCGATGCCGCCGATATCCTGAACTGA
- a CDS encoding DUF4274 domain-containing protein → MTEEQLEQQEWDIVRNYLVGATKAQRHIFAARANYDGNSEAFRWLVDSSETDQATALLLYWNLGAAWHVQFDSAEASSSPTTYQLLRLLEQRYKAGFYETASIYFDPHRGSGARPGDYPDIPVKLAIPDIMLRPVEGSEHVAIEGDPEGFDEGLPFDIAETIYALYR, encoded by the coding sequence ATGACCGAAGAGCAACTCGAACAACAAGAGTGGGATATCGTCAGGAATTATCTCGTCGGCGCCACCAAGGCACAGCGGCATATCTTTGCGGCGCGCGCAAACTACGATGGCAATAGCGAGGCATTCCGTTGGCTCGTCGACAGTTCGGAAACCGATCAAGCGACAGCTTTGCTGTTGTACTGGAACCTCGGTGCCGCCTGGCATGTGCAGTTCGATTCCGCGGAAGCATCCTCGAGTCCAACCACTTACCAGCTGCTGCGCCTGCTCGAGCAACGCTACAAGGCAGGCTTCTATGAGACGGCCTCCATCTACTTCGACCCGCATCGGGGATCGGGAGCGCGACCGGGCGACTATCCGGACATTCCGGTCAAGTTGGCCATTCCCGACATCATGCTGCGCCCGGTCGAAGGCAGCGAACATGTCGCCATTGAAGGCGACCCCGAGGGTTTTGATGAAGGCCTTCCTTTCGACATTGCGGAGACAATCTACGCGCTGTACCGCTAA
- a CDS encoding M28 family metallopeptidase, whose translation MKFSMRQGALCLLAAGLLSGLALNLNAADRRHEEPPPAVDVARMSDLVEELADAEYEGRLPGTAGDSRSRDVIVREFQAIGLQAAGGDGYLQRFYTTISQPDGESHGNPANPLLGKRMATSNVIGIIPGNDPALAREVILISAHRDHLGRTPGGAHYPGANDDLSGLAATLELARMFAHYKGSNKRTLMFVAYGAEEQGEMGSMHHVAHPLPGFPNKHIVLMISIDMIGRGFERWSSYSQAQRDRYAETWFKQAYNGVNDDDDEYSHEYPPENEGSFSYDAGPFGKIGISNRVFGKAEGIPDYHKTTDTWDKVEFAPAAIFTKTVFDFLRKADQDPRPHARP comes from the coding sequence ATGAAATTTTCGATGCGGCAAGGGGCGCTATGCCTGCTGGCGGCTGGCCTGTTGTCCGGGCTGGCCTTGAATCTGAACGCTGCCGACAGGCGCCACGAGGAACCGCCGCCCGCCGTGGATGTGGCAAGAATGAGCGATCTGGTCGAAGAGCTGGCCGATGCGGAATATGAGGGCCGCCTGCCCGGCACGGCGGGCGACAGCCGCTCGCGCGATGTCATCGTCAGGGAATTCCAGGCCATCGGACTGCAGGCGGCAGGCGGCGACGGCTATCTGCAGCGTTTTTACACCACCATCTCCCAGCCGGACGGCGAAAGCCATGGCAATCCGGCCAATCCCCTGCTGGGCAAACGCATGGCGACCAGCAATGTGATCGGCATCATTCCGGGCAACGATCCGGCGCTGGCGCGCGAAGTCATCCTCATCAGCGCCCACCGCGACCACCTGGGGCGCACGCCGGGCGGCGCCCATTATCCGGGTGCCAATGACGATCTGTCCGGCCTGGCGGCGACCCTGGAGCTGGCGCGCATGTTTGCCCACTATAAGGGGAGCAATAAACGCACCCTGATGTTCGTCGCTTACGGCGCGGAAGAGCAGGGGGAGATGGGTTCCATGCACCATGTCGCCCATCCTCTCCCCGGCTTCCCCAACAAGCATATCGTGCTGATGATTTCCATCGATATGATCGGCCGGGGTTTCGAGCGCTGGAGCAGCTATTCCCAGGCCCAGCGCGACCGCTATGCCGAGACCTGGTTCAAGCAGGCCTACAACGGCGTCAACGACGATGACGACGAGTATTCGCACGAGTATCCGCCGGAGAACGAAGGCAGCTTCTCCTATGACGCCGGGCCTTTCGGCAAGATTGGCATCAGCAACCGTGTCTTCGGCAAGGCTGAAGGCATCCCCGATTATCACAAGACCACGGATACCTGGGATAAGGTGGAATTCGCGCCGGCCGCCATCTTTACCAAAACCGTTTTCGACTTCCTGCGTAAAGCGGACCAGGATCCAAGGCCGCATGCCAGGCCGTGA
- a CDS encoding LuxR C-terminal-related transcriptional regulator: MHLRPSRSQLALLLRAQQWPDLATAAQDLLQHFPASSFMLRMSVAGQRQAIGSLPPHIMAEFGDEADPVSRHIGASGIPLEWDTATLCASGEAAPVYQSLQGAGIVSGLSMAARSDLGWSRIDFYFHQDADKGATADLFLLGSYLHEAACRVWRASWPAEVPRLTTRERQCLQWSASGKTSQEIGQILGISQHTVYFHLKKVASKFKVYGTRHAISRAMDLKLIKPI; the protein is encoded by the coding sequence ATGCACCTGCGGCCTTCGCGCTCGCAACTGGCCTTGCTTTTGCGAGCGCAGCAATGGCCCGACCTGGCGACCGCTGCGCAGGACTTATTGCAGCATTTCCCGGCCAGCAGCTTCATGCTCAGGATGAGTGTGGCCGGCCAGCGCCAGGCGATCGGCTCGCTGCCGCCGCACATCATGGCCGAATTCGGCGACGAAGCCGATCCCGTCAGCCGCCATATCGGCGCCTCCGGCATTCCGCTTGAATGGGATACCGCCACCCTGTGCGCCAGCGGGGAAGCCGCACCGGTGTACCAGTCGCTGCAGGGCGCCGGCATCGTGTCCGGCCTGAGCATGGCGGCGCGTAGCGACCTGGGCTGGAGCCGCATCGATTTCTACTTCCACCAGGATGCCGACAAGGGCGCCACCGCCGACCTGTTCCTGCTCGGTTCTTATCTGCACGAAGCGGCTTGCCGCGTCTGGCGCGCCAGCTGGCCGGCCGAAGTGCCGCGCCTGACCACGCGCGAGCGGCAATGCCTGCAGTGGAGTGCAAGCGGCAAGACCAGCCAGGAAATCGGCCAGATCCTCGGCATTTCGCAGCACACGGTCTACTTCCACCTGAAGAAAGTGGCGTCCAAGTTCAAGGTGTATGGCACCCGCCATGCGATCAGCCGCGCCATGGACTTGAAGCTGATCAAGCCCATCTGA
- a CDS encoding TonB-dependent receptor domain-containing protein gives MQSAYAADAAGINDIDTVLVTASLQKHTVASAPAFATVLSTEDIEKSPVNSLADLLRETVGVANVTDDSGRDQISIRGLDGKYTLMLVNGKRVSSTGALWRGSDFDFNSIPLSSIKRVEIVRGPMAALYGSDAIGGVVNIITKTPTKDWKGSVTGEYRQIASGDQGNQHKLSANVSGAVNDALSLSLNGEIYDRDPWFAPGANPAIQSPALEEKKSHNFVGSATWKLAENQSLDFDLAYANDKRPYGVYYYYFDPASKYEARDLRAQESKRTTFGVTHKGSWDWGSTHAYLSRETTKIDDFNTRYNAPQQRNLKEENTYAKFYANVSLGINALAAGVDLRRQEIKDAVSFVKTGKAKIDSSALFVEDEITLADSLRLTLSGRADHNDSFGNHFSPKGYLTYALNKDITIKGGVSKAFKAPEAYQTNAEYGIISCGGNCMLYGNPALEPETSTNYEGGIEIRKKTWGASAVVFKNDVDDMILAAYDPALKMRRWTNINKAKTSGLELQGDVQLHPQFSVSANYTHLNADAIDNQGKKTQIDSRPKNTAHVSFDWKPLPWLTSSLSSNYIGKQFYEQHELPSYTRTDLALSAKVDKVVLRFGVKNLGNVNLDKKDKNFQSNELGRNYYASATYNF, from the coding sequence ATGCAATCGGCATACGCGGCCGATGCAGCCGGCATCAACGATATCGATACCGTGCTGGTGACCGCCTCGTTGCAAAAGCACACGGTGGCCTCCGCCCCCGCCTTCGCCACGGTACTGAGCACCGAAGACATTGAGAAATCCCCGGTCAATAGCCTGGCCGACCTGCTGCGTGAAACCGTCGGCGTGGCCAACGTCACCGACGACAGCGGCCGCGACCAGATCTCCATCCGCGGCCTGGACGGCAAGTACACGCTGATGCTGGTCAACGGCAAGCGCGTCTCCTCCACCGGCGCCCTGTGGCGCGGCAGCGATTTCGACTTCAACTCCATCCCGCTGAGCAGCATCAAGCGCGTGGAAATCGTGCGCGGTCCGATGGCCGCCCTGTACGGTTCCGACGCCATCGGCGGCGTGGTCAACATCATCACCAAGACCCCGACCAAGGACTGGAAAGGCAGCGTCACCGGCGAATACCGCCAGATCGCCTCCGGCGACCAAGGCAATCAGCACAAGCTGAGCGCGAACGTCTCGGGCGCCGTCAACGACGCGCTGAGCCTGTCGCTCAACGGCGAAATCTACGACCGCGACCCATGGTTCGCGCCAGGCGCCAACCCGGCCATCCAGTCGCCGGCGCTGGAAGAAAAGAAATCGCATAACTTCGTCGGCAGCGCCACGTGGAAACTGGCCGAGAACCAGAGCCTGGACTTCGACCTGGCCTATGCCAACGACAAGCGTCCCTACGGCGTCTACTACTACTACTTCGATCCGGCCAGCAAATACGAAGCGCGCGATCTGCGCGCGCAGGAATCCAAGCGCACCACCTTCGGCGTGACCCATAAGGGCAGCTGGGACTGGGGCAGCACGCACGCTTACCTGAGCCGCGAAACCACCAAGATCGACGACTTCAACACCCGCTACAACGCGCCGCAGCAGCGCAATCTGAAGGAAGAGAACACCTACGCCAAGTTCTACGCCAACGTCAGCCTGGGCATCAATGCACTGGCCGCCGGCGTCGACCTGCGCCGCCAGGAAATCAAGGACGCGGTCAGCTTCGTCAAGACCGGCAAGGCCAAGATCGACAGCTCGGCCCTGTTCGTGGAAGACGAAATCACCCTGGCCGACAGCCTGCGCCTGACCCTGTCCGGCCGCGCCGACCATAACGACAGCTTCGGCAACCACTTCTCGCCGAAGGGCTACCTGACCTACGCGCTGAACAAGGACATCACCATCAAGGGTGGCGTGAGCAAGGCCTTCAAAGCGCCGGAAGCCTATCAGACCAATGCCGAATACGGCATCATCAGCTGCGGCGGCAACTGCATGTTGTACGGTAATCCAGCGCTGGAACCGGAAACCAGCACCAACTATGAAGGCGGCATCGAGATCCGCAAGAAAACCTGGGGCGCCAGCGCCGTGGTATTCAAGAACGATGTCGACGACATGATCCTCGCCGCCTATGATCCGGCCCTCAAAATGCGCCGTTGGACCAATATCAACAAGGCCAAGACCAGCGGCCTGGAACTGCAAGGCGATGTGCAGCTGCATCCGCAATTCTCGGTCAGCGCCAACTACACCCATCTGAACGCCGATGCGATCGATAACCAGGGTAAGAAAACCCAGATCGACAGCCGTCCGAAAAACACGGCCCACGTCAGCTTCGATTGGAAACCGCTGCCTTGGCTGACCAGCTCCCTGTCCAGCAACTACATCGGCAAACAGTTCTATGAACAGCACGAGCTGCCGAGCTACACCCGTACCGATCTGGCGCTGTCGGCCAAGGTGGACAAGGTGGTGCTGCGCTTTGGCGTGAAAAACCTGGGCAATGTGAACCTGGACAAGAAGGATAAAAACTTCCAGAGCAATGAACTGGGCCGCAACTACTACGCCAGCGCGACTTATAACTTCTAA
- a CDS encoding PepSY domain-containing protein has product MKIRSDILRIYQSLHTWAGLGAGMLLFIGFFAGALTMFKEPLDRWASSPAAAHGAPAAATDEASLDKLVAQVLERYPAARQEFTLHLERNEYATSPISWSAGEGGRELDLSARRWEAELDASGQLQVRQALPTQLAQLIDMLHRTGGIPGSLGGEYIGIYLMGVAAVLYFLALVSGLILLLPTLVKDFFALRAGKNRKRFWLDAHNIVGITSLPFHIVISVTVIVFAFHDQFYDSLAHVVYEGRPMFGVAPGAKPVARPLADMLPPTTLLRKVRDTAPEAEVTEVLFMGLDSPRPMVRAAVADARHLVAGPTTGFVIIDPYTGKTDTDMLPGKEDFWSSLVTPFFALHFGNYGGNLTRWIYFALGLGGAFLFYTGNLLWVEKRRKNQLRGGALPQQTRATALMASATLGVCLGSVAGSAFTIAAAKWLHAWVANANAACVTVYYAVFLASVAWAFWRGAARAAPQLLALCALAAFAIPLATFAGWLLPQSGLWSHASGAALGVDLSGLALGLVLLYGARLSTRRLRHGPADSVWSAAPRAHAGELHKLARQE; this is encoded by the coding sequence ATGAAAATCCGCAGCGATATCCTCCGTATTTACCAAAGCCTGCATACCTGGGCCGGTCTCGGCGCCGGCATGCTGCTGTTCATCGGCTTCTTCGCCGGCGCGCTCACCATGTTCAAGGAGCCGCTGGACCGCTGGGCCAGCAGTCCGGCCGCCGCGCATGGCGCGCCAGCCGCCGCCACCGACGAGGCCAGCCTGGACAAGCTGGTGGCCCAGGTGCTGGAGCGCTATCCCGCCGCGCGCCAGGAATTCACCCTGCATCTGGAGCGCAACGAATACGCCACCTCGCCCATCAGCTGGAGCGCGGGCGAAGGTGGGCGCGAACTCGATCTGTCGGCGCGGCGCTGGGAAGCGGAACTGGATGCATCCGGCCAGCTGCAGGTGCGGCAAGCCTTGCCCACCCAGTTGGCGCAGCTGATCGATATGCTGCACCGTACCGGCGGCATTCCCGGCTCGCTGGGCGGCGAATACATCGGCATCTATCTGATGGGCGTGGCCGCCGTGCTGTATTTCCTGGCCCTGGTGTCCGGCCTGATCCTGCTGCTGCCCACCCTGGTCAAGGACTTCTTCGCCCTGCGCGCGGGCAAGAACCGCAAGCGCTTCTGGCTCGACGCCCACAATATCGTCGGCATCACCAGCCTGCCCTTCCACATCGTGATCAGCGTGACGGTGATCGTGTTCGCCTTCCACGACCAGTTCTACGACAGCCTGGCGCATGTGGTGTACGAAGGCCGTCCCATGTTCGGCGTGGCGCCCGGCGCCAAGCCCGTGGCGCGTCCGCTGGCCGATATGCTGCCGCCCACCACGCTGCTGCGCAAGGTGCGCGACACGGCGCCCGAAGCCGAGGTGACGGAAGTGCTGTTCATGGGCCTGGACAGTCCGCGCCCCATGGTGCGCGCAGCGGTGGCCGACGCCCGCCATCTGGTGGCCGGCCCCACCACCGGCTTCGTGATAATCGATCCCTACACCGGCAAGACCGATACCGATATGCTGCCCGGTAAGGAGGATTTCTGGAGCAGCTTGGTCACGCCCTTCTTCGCTCTCCATTTCGGCAATTACGGCGGCAATCTGACGCGCTGGATCTACTTCGCGCTCGGCCTGGGCGGCGCCTTCCTCTTCTATACCGGCAATCTGCTGTGGGTGGAAAAGCGGCGCAAGAACCAGTTGCGCGGCGGCGCCCTGCCGCAGCAGACGCGCGCCACCGCGCTGATGGCCAGCGCCACCCTCGGCGTTTGCCTCGGCAGCGTGGCCGGCAGTGCCTTCACCATCGCCGCCGCCAAGTGGCTGCATGCCTGGGTGGCGAATGCGAATGCGGCCTGCGTGACGGTGTATTACGCGGTCTTCCTCGCCAGCGTGGCCTGGGCCTTCTGGCGCGGTGCGGCGCGCGCGGCGCCGCAACTGCTGGCGCTGTGCGCGCTGGCCGCCTTCGCCATTCCGCTCGCCACCTTCGCAGGATGGCTGCTGCCGCAGTCCGGCCTGTGGTCGCACGCCAGCGGCGCTGCGCTCGGCGTCGATCTGAGCGGCCTGGCACTGGGCCTGGTGCTGCTGTATGGCGCAAGGCTGAGCACGCGCCGGCTGCGCCACGGTCCGGCCGACAGCGTCTGGTCAGCAGCGCCGCGCGCACACGCTGGGGAATTGCACAAGCTGGCACGACAAGAGTAG
- a CDS encoding universal stress protein yields the protein MFKTIVLHVDASPQFDARMALAARMAQDFEAHLVGCAVTGLSLRDFVFLACSNRSAVPSGEYEQMREAPRIHLQQFTQQAESLGVDSYESRMVDEDAVQALQLQARYADLLVVGRGDPDSRGLRGTARLPEELALHSTRPVLVVPDGYHREGGIGKVTIGWNASMEATRAVQTALPLLRRASKVQVAVINPDEMPERHGEQPGADLALYLARHGVQIEVVQIETAQTTAGALLDLARSSGADLLVAGARGHSRYREWALGGVTRDLLDQATLPLLLAH from the coding sequence ATGTTCAAGACTATCGTATTGCATGTAGACGCCTCACCCCAGTTCGATGCGCGCATGGCCCTGGCCGCGCGCATGGCGCAGGACTTCGAGGCCCACCTGGTCGGCTGCGCCGTCACCGGCCTGTCGCTGCGCGACTTCGTCTTCCTGGCCTGCTCCAACCGCAGCGCCGTTCCCAGCGGCGAGTACGAGCAGATGCGCGAAGCGCCGCGCATCCACCTCCAGCAATTCACCCAGCAGGCGGAAAGCCTGGGCGTCGATTCCTACGAATCGCGCATGGTCGACGAGGACGCGGTGCAAGCCTTGCAGCTGCAGGCGCGCTACGCCGACCTGCTGGTGGTGGGACGTGGCGATCCCGATTCGCGCGGCCTGCGCGGTACGGCCAGGCTGCCCGAGGAGCTGGCCCTGCACAGCACCCGTCCGGTGCTGGTGGTGCCGGACGGCTACCACCGCGAAGGCGGCATCGGCAAGGTCACCATCGGCTGGAACGCCAGCATGGAAGCCACGCGTGCCGTGCAGACCGCCCTGCCGCTGCTGCGCCGCGCATCCAAGGTGCAGGTGGCCGTCATCAATCCCGACGAAATGCCGGAGCGCCATGGCGAACAGCCGGGCGCGGACCTGGCCCTGTACCTGGCGCGGCATGGCGTGCAGATCGAGGTGGTACAGATCGAAACCGCGCAGACCACGGCCGGCGCCCTGCTCGACCTGGCGCGCAGCAGCGGTGCCGACCTGCTGGTGGCCGGTGCGCGCGGCCATAGCCGCTACCGCGAATGGGCTTTGGGCGGCGTTACGCGCGACCTGCTCGACCAGGCGACACTGCCCCTGTTGCTGGCCCACTGA
- a CDS encoding alpha/beta hydrolase: MTRRSLSDSCSLQRQGSAWQGGQPHSYPESGNENAAAADLLLNAALARWTASVSPAAMAVAYADWLCHLALSPSKQQHLLQQAADSGQRWLQYVEQALRPGLPGEPQPAIEPLAQDRRFEEAPWQRWPFNAISQGFLLQQQWWHRATSGVRGVSRHHGEVVTFTVRQMLDWLAPSNFIATNPVVLDAVLQSGGACLLNGAQKAAADIWRGITGAGADAPPAYAPGRNLALTPGTVVLRNHLIELIRYAPATPKVHAAPLLIVPAWIMKYYILDLSPHNSLVRYLVEQGHTVYIISWRNPDAEDRELSMEDYRQQGVMAALDAITEQSGAHHINAAGYCLGGTLLAITAAAMARDGDTRLASVTLLAAQVDFTEPGELSLFVDESEVSFLEAGMWERGYLDTRQMAGAFQLLRSNDLIWSRRLREYLLNLPAVDSDLMAWNADATRMPYRMHSEYLRNLFLRNDLANGRYQAGGRAVALTDIETPFFAVGTLSDHVAPWRSVYKLLLLADADVTFLLTSGGHNAGVVSPPGETGRVYQIATHHEDTAYIDPDSWHACVEQHEGSWWPAWAEWLARLAGPLGDPPPPGPMLGEAPGTYIFQR, from the coding sequence ATGACGCGGCGCTCGCTCTCCGACAGTTGCAGCCTGCAGCGCCAGGGCAGCGCCTGGCAGGGAGGGCAGCCGCACAGCTATCCCGAAAGCGGCAACGAGAATGCCGCCGCCGCCGACCTGCTGCTGAACGCCGCGCTGGCGCGCTGGACCGCCTCGGTCTCGCCGGCCGCCATGGCCGTGGCCTATGCCGACTGGCTTTGCCATCTGGCGCTGTCGCCGTCCAAGCAGCAGCACCTGCTGCAGCAGGCGGCCGACAGCGGCCAGCGCTGGCTGCAGTATGTGGAGCAGGCGCTGCGCCCCGGCCTGCCGGGCGAACCGCAGCCGGCCATCGAACCCCTGGCCCAGGACCGGCGCTTCGAGGAGGCACCCTGGCAACGCTGGCCTTTCAACGCCATCTCGCAAGGCTTCCTGCTGCAGCAACAATGGTGGCACCGCGCCACCAGCGGCGTGCGCGGCGTGTCGCGCCACCACGGCGAGGTGGTGACGTTCACCGTGCGCCAGATGCTGGACTGGCTGGCGCCCTCCAACTTCATCGCCACCAATCCCGTGGTGCTGGACGCCGTGCTGCAAAGCGGCGGCGCCTGCCTGCTGAACGGCGCGCAAAAAGCCGCGGCCGATATCTGGCGCGGCATCACCGGCGCCGGCGCCGATGCGCCGCCGGCCTATGCGCCGGGCCGCAATCTGGCACTCACGCCGGGCACGGTGGTGCTGCGCAACCATCTGATCGAGTTGATACGCTATGCGCCCGCCACGCCCAAGGTGCATGCGGCGCCGCTGCTGATCGTGCCGGCCTGGATCATGAAGTACTACATCCTCGACCTGTCGCCGCACAACTCGCTGGTGCGCTATCTGGTGGAGCAAGGACATACGGTTTATATCATTTCATGGCGCAATCCCGATGCCGAGGACCGCGAGCTGTCGATGGAGGATTACCGCCAGCAGGGCGTGATGGCCGCGCTGGATGCGATCACGGAACAAAGCGGCGCGCACCACATCAACGCCGCCGGCTACTGCCTGGGCGGCACGCTGCTGGCGATTACGGCCGCGGCCATGGCGCGCGACGGCGACACCCGCCTGGCCAGCGTTACCCTGCTGGCGGCCCAAGTGGACTTCACCGAGCCGGGCGAGCTGTCGCTGTTCGTCGACGAGAGCGAGGTGAGCTTCCTGGAAGCGGGCATGTGGGAGCGCGGCTATCTGGACACGCGCCAGATGGCGGGCGCCTTCCAGCTGCTGCGCTCCAACGATTTGATCTGGTCGCGCCGCCTGCGCGAGTACCTGCTCAACCTGCCCGCCGTGGACAGCGACCTGATGGCCTGGAACGCCGACGCCACGCGCATGCCCTACCGCATGCACAGCGAATACCTGCGCAACCTTTTCCTGCGCAACGACCTGGCCAATGGCCGTTACCAGGCCGGCGGCCGGGCCGTGGCCCTGACCGATATCGAAACGCCCTTCTTCGCTGTCGGCACCCTGAGCGACCATGTGGCGCCGTGGCGCTCGGTGTACAAGCTGCTGTTGCTGGCCGACGCCGACGTCACCTTCCTGCTCACCTCCGGCGGCCATAATGCGGGCGTGGTGTCGCCGCCCGGCGAAACGGGACGGGTCTACCAGATCGCCACCCATCACGAGGACACGGCATACATCGATCCGGACAGCTGGCACGCCTGCGTCGAGCAGCACGAAGGCTCGTGGTGGCCCGCCTGGGCCGAATGGCTGGCGCGCCTGGCCGGTCCGCTGGGCGATCCGCCGCCGCCCGGGCCGATGCTGGGCGAAGCGCCCGGCACCTATATCTTCCAGCGCTAG